A single window of Dromaius novaehollandiae isolate bDroNov1 chromosome 33, bDroNov1.hap1, whole genome shotgun sequence DNA harbors:
- the ZGLP1 gene encoding GATA-type zinc finger protein 1, which produces MAEQLFLEGQLPDFSLLQRLLCLEPEPCGSLLPPGSPGGDAAAAASGAAELPPGPPAPAGLGLTFLQESARLLDPPAPPPEGPPGPDEPPPSGSPGPSGSPGPSGPDALSLISLQCRHLAGGPGRRRPRKQAAPRRGAEPRDPAFRGVTLRLRLRLCPRSPDGYRLLITARDGSEAGWKRSQDGSAGGAFTGELGAASSSDEDSPLARRSRRCASCKTRRTPLWRIAEAGTRLCNACGIRYKKYRLRCWRCWNIPRRSRKPCSRCSNCGEALRPPGAQPRSGRR; this is translated from the exons ATGGCGGAGCAGCTCTTCCTCGAGGGGCAGCTCCCCGACTTCTCCCTGCTCCAGCGGCTGCTCTGCCTCGAGCCCGAGCCCTGCGGGTCGCTGCtgccgcccggcagccccgggggcgacgccgccgccgccgccag TGGGGCCGCGGAgctgcccccgggacccccggcccccgccgggctCGGCCTCACCTTCCTGCAGGAGTCGGCGCGGCTGCtggacccccccgcgccgccccccgagGGGCCCCCCGGGCCTGACGAGCCGCCTCCCTCCGGCAGCCCCGGACCCTCCGGCAGCCCCGGACCCTCCGGCCCCGACGCCCTGAGCCTCATCAGCCTCCAGTGCCGGCACCTGGCCGGCGGCCCGGGGCGCCGACGGCCCCGCAAgcaggcggccccgcggcggggggccgaGCCCCGCGACCCCGCTTTCCGGGGGGTGACGCTGCGCCTGCGCCTGCGcctctgcccccgcagccccgacGGCTACCGGCTCCTCATCACCGCCCGCGACGGCAG CGAGGCCGGCTGGAAACGGAGCCAGGACGGCAGCGCCGGTGGCGCCTTCACCGGGGAGCTCGGGGCGGCCAGCAGCTCCGACGAGGACTCACCCCTCGCACGGA GGAGCCGGCGCTGCGCCTCCTGCAAGACCCGTCGGACGCCGCTGTGGCGGATCGCCGAGGCCGGGACGCGGCTCTGCAACGCCTGCGGCATCCG GTACAAGAAGTACCGGCtgcgctgctggcgctgctggaaTATTCCCCGGCGGAGCAGGAAGCCGTGCTCACGCTGCTCCAACTGCGGGGAGGCGCTGCGGCCGCCGGGAGCCCAGCCGAGGAGCGGGAGGAGGTGA
- the FDX2 gene encoding ferredoxin-2, mitochondrial isoform X1, with product MAASVAARGGGAVTRRLLRGAARGLRGAGGGGGAAAEPDGDGAAAEPAGAVVNVVFVDRAGRRVPVRGRVGDNVLHLAQRHGLELEARPTWTGSRPPTSGPALPGRAAAAPRAPPRRPLTPALAREDDLLDMAPLLQENSRLGCQIVLTPELEGAEFTLPKVTRNFYVDGHVPKPH from the exons ATGGCGGCCTCCgtggcggcgcgcggcgggggcgccgtgacgcggcggctgctgcggggggcggcgcggggcctgcgcggggccggcggcggcggcggggccgcggcggagccggacggggacggggccgcggcggagccggcgggcgccgt GGTGAACGTGGTGTTCGTGGACCGCGCGGGCCGCCGCGTCCCGGTGCGCGGCCGCGTCGGGGACAACGTGCTGCACCTGGCGCAGCGGCACGGGCTGGAGCTGGAGG CCAGACCCACCTGGAccggctcccggcccccgacgAGCG GCCCCGCGCTCCCTGGCCGGGCTgctgcggccccccgcgcccctccgcgccgcccgctGACGCCGGCTCTGGCCAGGGAGGACGATCTGCTGGACATGGCGCCGCTGCTGCAGGAGAACTCGCGCCTGGGCTGCCAGATCGTGCTGACGCCGGAGCTGGAGGGGGCCGAGTTCACCCTCCCCAAGGTCACCCGCAACTTCTACGTGGACGGCCACGTCCCCAAGCCCCACTGA
- the FDX2 gene encoding ferredoxin-2, mitochondrial isoform X2, with translation MAASVAARGGGAVTRRLLRGAARGLRGAGGGGGAAAEPDGDGAAAEPAGAVVNVVFVDRAGRRVPVRGRVGDNVLHLAQRHGLELEGACEASLACSTCHVYVSQTHLDRLPAPDEREDDLLDMAPLLQENSRLGCQIVLTPELEGAEFTLPKVTRNFYVDGHVPKPH, from the exons ATGGCGGCCTCCgtggcggcgcgcggcgggggcgccgtgacgcggcggctgctgcggggggcggcgcggggcctgcgcggggccggcggcggcggcggggccgcggcggagccggacggggacggggccgcggcggagccggcgggcgccgt GGTGAACGTGGTGTTCGTGGACCGCGCGGGCCGCCGCGTCCCGGTGCGCGGCCGCGTCGGGGACAACGTGCTGCACCTGGCGCAGCGGCACGGGCTGGAGCTGGAGG GCGCCTGCGAGGCCTCGCTGGCCTGTTCCACCTGCCACGTCTATGTCAGCCAGACCCACCTGGAccggctcccggcccccgacgAGCG GGAGGACGATCTGCTGGACATGGCGCCGCTGCTGCAGGAGAACTCGCGCCTGGGCTGCCAGATCGTGCTGACGCCGGAGCTGGAGGGGGCCGAGTTCACCCTCCCCAAGGTCACCCGCAACTTCTACGTGGACGGCCACGTCCCCAAGCCCCACTGA